A genomic window from Triticum urartu cultivar G1812 chromosome 7, Tu2.1, whole genome shotgun sequence includes:
- the LOC125524085 gene encoding protein PHOTOPERIOD-INDEPENDENT EARLY FLOWERING 1 isoform X2, whose product MASKGPRSKPDHETRPRRKKALEAPREPRKPKVHWDHVLGEMVWLSKEFESERKWKLSMAKKIAQRANMGVVDQATKDEKKQKEGEHRLRKVALNISKDVKKFWTKIEKLVLYKNQLEVEERKKKALDKQLDFLLGQTERYSTMLAENLVDVPHLQTQENGLLQANVLSQEEVAGPSQTNQPSQEEVAGPSQTNQPSQEDVAEPSQTSQPLQEDVAEPSHTNQPLQEDVAEPSHTNQPAQEEVAAENINAPTPDDLVADTMETDDDYDSSSLNEEQEDDERTIDEDEAQITEAERNEELAALQAEADIPIDDLLKSYLKSQAQAFLVSRESSPVNKDTCSNSDLKNSTKDSSNQVNGCNHDSGYTSSDEGNFSEEVDDSHHYAEFVKRNHGKSNGGVSGEQEDNDYVCTDEGKDDEATLSEEEELAKKDGPDPSDEIKLLQKESEIPLEELLARYPKDGYADDLTAELEDSPTHSNEEVNSDMSLDDPPADLELNNDTSENNEIAEVLGAEHVSGNALQLEIVSEPSVQECSVKEGELTDAKVMADEEASVQECSVKEVEMTDAKVMADQETIVQECPVKEDVLTDAKVMADEETSVQERFVKEDEQTDAKAMADEDTGDSVMADAAAAARAAQPTGNTFSTTSVRTKFPFLLKHSLREYQHIGLDWLVAMYEKRLNGILADEMGLGKTIMTISLLAHLACEKGIWGPHLIVVPTSVMLNWETEFLKWCPAFKILTYFGSAKERKQKRQGWMKPNFFHVCITTYRLVIQDSKAFKRKKWKYLILDEAHLIKNWKSQRWQTLLNFNSKRRILLTGTPLQNDLMELWSLMHFLMPHVFQSHQEFKDWFCNPISGMVEGQDKVNKEVIDRLHNVLRPFILRRLKRDVEKQLPQKHEHVIYCRLSRRQRNLYEDFIASSDTQATLSSGNYFGMISIIMQLRKVCNHPDLFEGRPIISSFDMAGIDMQISSSVCMVLDKGPFSQAGLSDMNLVFTQNEFNMTSWEADEVAAVFLPGITSRGSGAEISCSSKAGQRRNGTNIFEEIQKALQEERIKEAKERAASIAWWNRLRCEKRPVYGRNIRELLTIRHPMCDVLEKKNNPSCYMDFSSSLADLVLSSVERFNKMLGFIESFTFAIPAARAATPICWCKKRNSPVLLGPAYREQCMNEFSPILSPIRPAIVRRQVYFPDRRLIQFDCGKLQELAILLRRLKSEGHRALIFTQMTKMLDTLEEFINLYGYTYLRLDGSTQPEERQTLMQRFNTNPKFFLFILSTRSGGVGVNLVGADTVIFYDSDWNPAMDQQAQDRCHRIGQTREVNIYRLISESTIEENILKKANQKRTLDDLVIQRGCYNTEFFKKLDPMEFFSGHTPLNVEEQPRDRSMTAVSSNETGLALSNADVEAAIRQAEDEADYMALKRLEQEEAADNQEFSEEVAGRLEDDELVNEEDTKPDDHTSEEHKHQSSDADKDKNVGLPVNQINEEKALTLAAGDGDMDMLADVKQMAAAAAAAGQASSSFENHLRPIDRYAMRFLELWDPIIDKAAVNYQVNVAEEEWELERIEKLKEDLEAEIDEDQEPLSYESWDVDFATTAYRQQVEALAKKQLLEEQERQVLEAAKELEEMNDMASHRKKSKKKKRKAGKFKSLKKGRVSSDSEAMHDETSVDTMSIDDNAPSPELMSDESPHHGSHKRKKMTPRNEEVSSSSRALKKFKKAPKSNCTPESSSHKHSLEGKQLKLMDEVNDSDPKSVRIKSDGRISMASMPAKRVMVIKPERLKKKGLMWPRDCALDSWTTEEDAVLCGTVHEYGPVWELASDLLHSIPGGACYRGRYRHPVHCCERFRELFCKYVLSATDNANSEKAPSGAGKAVLKVSEDQTRMLLNVISEIPNNELLLQKHFMAILSSVWRSKCAHESRRVTSVCSSATHNPVRLSENWSMTNDKPSFNLVRTALADAQAQCPRVAIPTSNQEPRRRHLDLVLDFRTDRHAYQADFPSVVNVSILEPDPIRRTVVPVEQSLLSGLPHRHAENRFRIASEACFEGEGSHWASSVHMNDTARHKSGSKSTGKHKAASESGRPPKSKIQRMAEPQDMPALKFDFLRSPRQLLTSAAEFPITQSLSDFGIDDSELTYMEDLTLEETDTEFAPYQYDQVSLAGIEELDPLVDLTDIG is encoded by the exons ATGGCATCAAAAGGTCCCAGGTCGAAGCCAGACCATGAGACAAGACCTAGACGCAAGAAG GCTCTTGAAGCTCCAAGGGAGCCTCGGAAGCCAAAAGTTCACTGGGACCATGTTCTGGGGGAAATGGTTTGGCTGTCAAAG GAGTTTGAATCTGAGAGAAAGTGGAAGTTGTCCATGGCTAAAAAGATTGCTCAAAGGGCCAATATGGGTGTAGTTGACCAAGCAACAAAGGATGAGAAAAAACAGAAG GAGGGAGAACATCGCCTGAGAAAAGTTGCCCTAAATATTTCTAAGGATGTGAAGAAGTTCTGGACCAAAATAGAGAAGTTG GTTCTCTATAAGAATCAACTAGAGGTTGAGGAAAGGAAGAAAAAGGCCCTCGATAAGCAGCTTGATTTCCTTTTAGGTCAGACTGAAAG ATATTCTACAATGTTGGCTGAAAATCTCGTGGATGTTCCCCATTTGCAAACACAAGAAAATGGACTGTTACAGGCAAATGTACTATCCCAGGAGGAAGTAGCAGGACCTTCCCAGACTAATCAACCATCCCAGGAGGAAGTAGCAGGACCTTCGCAGACTAATCAACCATCGCAGGAGGATGTAGCAGAACCTTCGCAGACTAGTCAACCATTGCAGGAGGATGTAGCAGAACCTTCGCACACTAATCAACCATTGCAGGAGGACGTAGCAGAACCTTCGCACACTAATCAACCAGCGCAGGAGGAAGTAGCTGCGGAGAACATAAATGCACCAACTCCTGATGATCTAG TTGCAGATACAATGGAAACCGATGATGACTATGATAGCAGCTCCTTGAACGAAGAACAG GAAGATGACGAGCGCACAATTGATGAGGATGAAGCCCAAATCACGGAGGCTGAGCGCAATGAAGAATTAGCTGCATTGCAGGCAGAAGCTGACATACCAATTGATGATCTTCTTAAGTCGTATCTCAAAAGCCAAG CTCAAGCATTCTTAGTTAGCAGGGAAAGCAGTCCAGTTAACAAAGACACTTGCAGCAACTCAGATTTGAAGAATTCAACTAAAG ATTCTTCAAACCAGGTTAATGGCTGTAATCATGATTCTGGTTATACTTCAAGTGATGAAGGCAATTTTTCTGAGGAAGTTGATGATAGCCACCATTATGCTGAGTTTGTGAAGAGGAATCAT GGGAAAAGTAATGGCGGTGTCTCTGGTGAGCAG GAGGATAACGATTATGTTTGTACTGATGAAGGAAAG GATGATGAAGCAACTTTATCTGAAGAGGAAGAGTTGGCAAAGAAAGATGGTCCTGATCCTTCGGATGAG ATTAAGCTTCTGCAAAAAGAGAGTGAGATCCCACTAGAAGAACTTCTTGCGAGGTACCCAAAG GATGGCTATGCAGATGACTTAACAGCAGAACTGGAGGATTCACCCACACATTCTAATGAAGAGGTTAATAGTGACATGTCTCTGGATGATCCACCTGCCGACTTGGAACTGAACAATGATACGTCTGAAAATAACGAAATAGCAGAAGTGCTGGGAGCTGAGCATGTGAGCGGCAATGCCCTACAACTAGAAATAGTTTCAGAGCCTAGCGTGCAGGAATGCTCTGTTAAAGAAGGCGAGCTGACTGATGCTAAGGTGATGGCCGATGAGGAAGCTAGTGTACAAGAATGTTCTGTTAAAGAAGTTGAGATGACCGATGCTAAGGTGATGGCCGATCAGGAAACTATTGTACAAGAATGTCCTGTTAAAGAAGATGTGCTGACTGATGCTAAGGTGATGGCCGATGAGGAAACTAGTGTACAAGAACGTTTTGTTAAAGAAGATGAGCAGACTGATGCTAAGGCGATGGCCGATGAGGATACTGGTGACAGTGTAATGgctgatgctgctgctgctgcaagAGCAGCACAACCAACTGGGAACACCTTTTCAACAACAAGTGTCCGCACAAAATTCCCATTCCTTCTCAAGCATTCTCTTCGGGAATATCAGCATATTGGGTTGGACTGGTTGGTTGCTATGTATGAAAAGAGGCTGAATGGAATTTTAGCAGATGAAATGGGTTTAgggaagacaatcatgactatcTCCTTGCTAGCACACCTTGCATGTGAGAAGGGGATATGGGGTCCACATCTTATTGTCGTGCCAACCAGTGTTATGTTAAATTGGGAAACAGAATTTCTGAAATGGTGTCCTGCCTTTAAAATACTTACTTATTTTGGAAGTGCAAAGGAGAGAAAGCAGAAACGTCAAGGTTGGATGAAGCCAAATTTTTTCCATGTATGCATCACGACATACAGGCTAGTTATTCAGGACTCCAAAGCGTTCAAGCGAAAGAAGTGGAAGTATCTTATTCTTGATGAGGCTCATCTGATAAAGAACTGGAAATCACAAAGATGGCAGACTCTGCTGAATTTTAATTCAAAACGACGTATTCTTTTGACTGGAACTCCTTTGCAAAATGACCTTATGGAACTTTGGTCTCTCATGCACTTTTTGATGCCACATGTATTCCAATCTCACCAAGAGTTCAAAGATTGGTTCTGCAATCCGATATCAGGAATGGTGGAGGGCCAAGACAAGGTAAACAAGGAAGTTATTGATCGGTTGCACAATGTCCTCCGCCCATTTATATTACGGCGATTGAAACGAGATGTTGAGAAGCAGTTACCGCAGAAGCATGAGCATGTCATATATTGCCGACTTTCCAGAAGGCAAAGAAACTTGTATGAAGATTTTATTGCCAGCTCAGATACACAAGCTACACTGTCAAGTGGCAACTATTTTGGTATGATTAGTATCATTATGCAACTCAGAAAGGTCTGTAACCATCCAGATCTTTTTGAAGGCCGCCCAATTATCAGCTCATTTGACATGGCAGGGATTGACATGCAGATCAGCTCTTCTGTTTGCATGGTCCTGGATAAGGGGCCATTTTCTCAGGCTGGCCTATCTGATATGAACCTTGTGTTTACTCAAAATGAATTTAATATGACTTCTTGGGAGGCAGATGAGGTTGCTGCTGTCTTTCTTCCAGGCATCACCTCTAGGGGCTCTGGTGCAGAGATTTCTTGCTCTAGTAAGGCTGGTCAGAGAAGGAATGGAACaaatatttttgaagaaattcagaAAGCCTTGCAGGAGGAGAGAATTAAAGAGGCCAAAGAAAGAGCAGCTTCAATTGCTTGGTGGAATAGGTTGAGATGTGAGAAGAGGCCTGTTTATGGTAGAAACATTAGAGAGCTTCTGACCATAAGACATCCTATGTGTGATGTTCTTGAGAAGAAGAACAACCCTTCATGCTACATGGATTTTTCATCGAGTCTAGCAGATCTTGTTCTTTCATCTGTGGAACGCTTCAATAAAATGCTTGGCTTTATTGAATCATTTACTTTTGCAATTCCTGCTGCACGGGCTGCTACTCCTATTTGCTGGTGCAAAAAAAGGAATTCACCTGTTCTTCTTGGACCAGCTTACAGAGAACAATGTATGAATGAGTTCTCGCCCATTCTCTCCCCTATAAGGCCTGCAATTGTTCGCCGTCAAGTGTACTTCCCTGATAGGCGCCTGATCCAGTTTGACTGTGGGAAGTTGCAGGAGCTTGCTATCTTGCTGAGACGTTTGAAGTCAGAAGGACACAGAGCCTTGATATTTACTCAGATGACCAAGATGCTTGATACTTTGGAGGAATTCATTAATTTGTATGGCTATACATATTTGAGGTTAGATGGTTCTACCCAGCCAGAAGAGAGGCAGACACTAATGCAGAGGTTCAATACAAACCCGAAGttttttcttttcattttatCCACTCGCAGTGGCGGTGTGGGAGTCAACCTAGTAGGTGCAGACACTGTTATATTCTATGACAGTGACTGGAACCCTGCAATGGATCAACAAGCCCAAGACAGATGCCACAGGATAGGACAGACTCGTGAAGTTAACATCTATAGGCTGATTAGTGAGAGCACTATAGAGGAGAATATTCTCAAGAAAGCAAATCAGAAGCGAACACTTGATGATTTAGTGATACAACGCGGTTGTTACAATACAGAGTTCTTCAAGAAGCTGGACCCTATGGAATTTTTTTCTGGGCACACACCTCTTAATGTCGAAGAACAGCCGAGGGATCGCTCTATGACTGCTGTATCCTCAAATGAAACTGGTCTGGCGCTGTCAAATGCAGATGTTGAAGCAGCTATTAGACAGGCAGAAGATGAAGCTGACTATATGGCTCTCAAAAGGTTGGAGCAGGAAGAGGCTGCAGACAATCAAGAATTCAGTGAGGAGGTTGCTGGAAGGCTAGAGGATGATGAGCTTGTAAATGAGGAGGATACAAAACCTGATGATCACACCAGTGAAGAGCATAAACATCAAAGTTCTGATGCGGATAAGGATAAAAATGTTGGTTTACCTGTGAACCAAATAAATGAAGAAAAGGCTCTTACATTGGCTGCAGGTGACGGAGATATGGATATGCTTGCTGATGTTAAGCAAATGGCTGCTGCAGCAGCTGCAGCAGGACAAGCGAGTTCATCTTTTGAAAATCACCTTCGGCCAATAGATAGATATGCAATGAGGTTTTTGGAGCTCTGGGATCCAATAATTGACAAAGCTGCTGTAAATTATCAGGTGAATGTTGCAGAGGAAGAATGGGAACTTGAACGCATTGAAAAACTCAAAGAAGATTTAGAAGCAGAAATTGATGAAGACCAGGAACCACTATCTTATGAGT CATGGGATGTTGATTTTGCTACTACAGCGTATCGCCAACAGGTTGAGGCTCTAGCTAAAAAACAG TTGTTGGAGGAACAGGAAAGGCAAGTTCTTGAAGCAGCCAAAGAGCTAGAGGAAATGAATGACATGGCGAG TCACCGCAAAAagtcaaagaagaagaaaaggaaggcagGCAAGTTTAAGTCTTTAAAAAAAGGACGTGTGTCATCTGACTCAGAGGCCATGCACGATGAAACGTCTGTAGATACTATGAGTATTGATGACAATGCACCCTCGCCAGAGCTTATGAGTGATGAATCACCACATCATGGTTCACATAAGCGTAAAAAGATGACACCTAGAAATGAGGAAGTGAGCAGCAGTAGCAGAGCCCTGAAGAAGTTCAAGAAAGCCCCTAAATCGAACTGTACTCCTGAGTCCTCATCACATAAGCACTCGCTCGAAGGCAAGCAACTCAAGTTGATGGATGAAGTGAATGATTCTGATCCGAAGTCGGTGAGAATTAAGAGTGATGGCCGGATTTCCATGGCCTCCATGCCAGCAAAACGTGTTATGGTAATTAAGCCTGAGAGGTTGAAGAAGAAGGGTCTTATGTGGCCTCGAGATTGTGCTTTAGATTCATGGACTACTGAGGAAGATGCAGTTCTTTGTGGAACTGTACATGAGTACGGTCCTGTTTGGGAACTGGCTAGTGACCTTCTTCATTCCATACCTGGTGGTGCATGTTATAGGGGAAGATATCGTCATCCTGTACATTGCTGTGAGAGATTCCGAGAATTATTCTGCAAATATGTATTGTCAGCTACTGACAATGCAAACAGTGAGAAGGCTCCTTCTGGTGCCGGGAAGGCTGTCTTGAAAGTATCTGAG GATCAAACTCGGATGTTGCTGAATGTGATCAGTGAAATTCCTAACAACGAGTTGCTTCTCCAGAAACATTTCATGGCCATACTTTCTTCTGTTTGGAGATCAAAATGTGCTCATGAGTCCCGACGTGTTACAAGTGTTTGTTCTAGTGCAACCCATAACCCTGTTAGATTGAGTGAGAACTGGTCCATGACAAACGACAAGCCATCCTTTAATCTGGTAAGGACAGCCCTCGCAGATGCTCAGGCCCAATGTCCAAGAGTGGCAATACCAACAAGCAATCAGGAACCTCGCCGGAGGCATTTAGATTTAGTATTGGATTTCCGGACAGATCGACATGCTTACCAGGCAGACTTTCCATCTGTGGTGAATGTGTCCATTCTAGAACCAGATCCTATTAGACGCACTGTTGTGCCGGTGGAACAATCACTGCTGTCTGGGCTTCCTCATAGACATGCTGAGAACAGATTCAG GATAGCATCAGAAGCTTGTTTTGAAGGGGAAGGTTCTCACTGGGCATCATCTGTCCACATGAATGATACTGCTCGACATAAATCTGGCTCAAAGTCCACAGGAAAGCACAAAGCAGCTTCAGAATCGGGAAGACCACCGAAATCGAAAATTCAGAGGATGGCTGAACCGCAGGACATGCCGGCTTTGAAGTTTGATTTTCTCCGATCCCCCCGGCAACTGTTGACAAGTGCAGCTGAGTTCCCCATCACACAGTCACTATCCGACTTTGGCATTGATGATTCTGAGTTGACCTACATGGAGGATCTAACTCTAGAAGAGACTGACACTGAGTTTGCCCCATACCAGTATGACCAAGTTTCCCTTGCTGGTATTGAGGAGTTGGATCCTCTCGTGGATTTGACAGACATCGGATGA